The following coding sequences lie in one Arachis ipaensis cultivar K30076 chromosome B03, Araip1.1, whole genome shotgun sequence genomic window:
- the LOC107632751 gene encoding uncharacterized protein LOC107632751, translating to MYFRNRRRSHSSIGRRVDTLPLRRDALDNIIGEGGDRNCIWELRMSLNAFATLCELLQIQGGLDEDGHVSIGEQVATFLIILAHHTKNRSVQVRFYRSGETISRYFHKVLCSILRVQSILFAKADPVPEDCVDPKWKWFKGCLGALDGTYIGVTVPKSDKSRYRTRKSRISTNVLGVCNRNMNFVYVLSGWEGSASDSRVLRDAITRRNGLKIPIGCYYLVDAGYTNGRGFLSPYRNVRYHVNEWVQGHRAPQNCLELFNKKHSSARNVIERCFGFLKKRWAILRSSSFYPIRVQSHIIIACCLLQNFIRMNMDVDPEEDATLLPEHIPVGDDTIVDEADTIDVVKSSHEWTQWREDLATEMWEI from the exons atgtattttaggAATAGAAGGCGGAGTCATTCTTCGATTGGTCGAAGAGTGGACACACTGCCATTAAGGCGAGATGCATTAGATAATATCATTGGGGAGGGTGGAGATAGAAATTGCATATGGGAGTTAAGAATGAGTTTGAATGCATTTGCAACTTTATGTGAATTGCTACAAATTCAAGGTGGATTAGACGAAGATGGTCATGTTAGCATAGGCGAGCAAGTAGCTACTTTCTTAATCATATTAGCTCACCATACCAAAAATCGCAGCGTACAAGTCAGGTTCTATAGGTCTGGTGAAACTATTAGTAGGTATTTTCACAAGGTATTGTGTTCGATTTTGCGTGTCCAAAGTATCTTATTTGCAAAGGCAGACCCTGTACCGGAAGATTGTGTAGATCCCAAATGGAAATGGTTCAAG GGTTGTCTAGGAGCATTAGATGGAACTTATATAGGTGTCACAGTCCCGAAGAGTGATAAATCTAGATATCGGACGAGGAAATCTAGAATATCAACCAATGTCTTAGGAGTTTGCAATCGGAACATGAATTTCGTCTATGTCCTTAGTGGTTGGGAAGGATCGGCATCTGATTCAAGGGTACTTAGGGATGCTATTACTCGACGTAATGGCTTGAAAATACCTATTG GGTGTTATTACTTAGTGGATGCTGGCTATACCAATGGGAGAGGATTTTTATCTCCTTATAGAAATGTTCGGTATCATGTGAATGAGTGGGTTCAAGGTCATCGGGCACCACAAAATTGTCTAGAGTTATTTAATAAGAAGCATTCTTCGGCTAGAAATGTAATTGAGCGGTGCTTTGGGTTTCTTAAGAAAAGATGGGCAATTCTACGAAGTTCTTCGTTCTATCCTATAAGGGTTCAAAGCCACATTATTATTGCTTGTTGtttgttacaaaattttattCGTATGAACATGGATGTTGATCCCGAAGAAGATGCAACTCTTTTGCCAGAACACATACCCGTAGGAGATGATACTATAGTTGATGAAGCTGACACAATTGATGTTGTGAAAAGTAGCCATGAGTGGACTCAATGGCGTGAGGACCTAGCAACCGAGATGTGGGAAATATAG
- the LOC110270047 gene encoding uncharacterized protein LOC110270047, which produces MKELVVEGKRADADQFKPGAFQKLADKMNEKFPRCGLTVKHIRNKHKRLKEKYMFVAEMLGCSGFGWNFEKMCVEVDSKQVLEAWGKGRNVTLYTPGKPFSLFEHLESIFCKDRATGLDACSGKDAEEDVTPGSRFAAATAGGLGLGGDDVDMEDLATGESELPNTFSTSFASSSEKNQ; this is translated from the exons ATGAAGGAATTGGTTGTTGAAGGCAAGAGGGCAGATGCCGATCAATTTAAGCCAGGGGCATTTCAAAAACTGGCGGACAAGATGAATGAGAAGTTTCCTAGATGTGGTCTCACTGTGAAGCACATCAGAAACAAACACAAGCGCCTGAAAGAAAAATATATGTTTGTGGCTGAGATGTTAGGTTGTAGTGGTTTTGGGtggaattttgaaaagatgtgtGTTGAAGTGGATAGTAAACAAGTATTGGAAGCGTGGGGAAAG GGTCGCAATGTTACACTCTACACTCCAGGCAAGCCATTTTCTTTGTTTGAACATCTTGAGAGCATTTTTTGCAAGGATAGAGCTACTGGTCTTGATGCATGTAGTGGAAAAGATGCTGAAGAAGATGTCACACCGGGCTCTAGATTTGCTGCGGCCACAGCTGGTGGGTTGGGTTTAGGCGGAGACGATGTTGACATGGAGGACTTAGCAACTGGCGAGAGCGAACTACCCAATACTTTTTCAACCTCATTTGCTTCGTCAAGTGAGAAAAATCAATGA
- the LOC110269417 gene encoding pentatricopeptide repeat-containing protein At1g18485-like: protein MVVTISRFHLIPSSFKFCQVSHHPLNHHVPRACGSPSELRSVFHNFPNKKDIFLYNALFSSYVLYRYIILLFVELVSVAGLLPDNFTLSCAVKACIGLIEVELREVLHALALKLGLCSDSFVGNALIVMYDKCGFVESAFKVFEKMSRRNLVSWNSIMLMFSENRLFGEICGLFKEVLLNGGSDEGSVPGITTMVTMVPMVAAMSEVNLGMLLHGLALKLSF, encoded by the exons ATGGTTGTAACAATATCCAG ATTTCATTtgattccttcttccttcaaatTTTGTCAAGTATCTCACCACCCGCTTAATCACCATGTACCCCGCGCATGCGGCTCACCTTCCGAATTACGCTCAGTGTTCCACAATTTTCCCAATAAGAAAGACATATTCCTCTACAATGCGCTTTTCAGCAGCTACGTGCTCTACCGATACATCATTTTGCTCTTCGTTGAATTGGTTTCCGTGGCAGGACTTCTGCCGGACAATTTCACGCTGTCGTGTGCTGTCAAGGCCTGCATTGGGCTCATAGAGGTGGAGCTCAGGGAAGTGCTTCACGCGCTTGCTTTGAAGCTAGGACTGTGCTCTGATTCTTTTGTGGGAAATGCGCTTATTGTTATGTATGATAAGTGTGGGTTTGTAGAGAGTGCGTTCAAGGTATTTGAGAAAATGTCTCGAAGAAACTTGGTTTCGTGGAACTCGATTATGCTTATGTTCTCGGAGaatagactttttggtgagatTTGTGGTCTGTTTAAGGAGGTTTTGTTGAATGGTGGTAGTGATGAAGGTTCGGTTCCTGGTATTACTACTATGGTCACAATGGTTCCTATGGTGGCTGCAATGAGTGAAGTGAATTTGGGGATGCTGCTTCATGGTTTGGCTTTGAAATTGAGTTTTTGA
- the LOC107632750 gene encoding uncharacterized protein LOC107632750, whose amino-acid sequence MRIDIVPESFQGTINRESGKVDFEFKAKFLFSVGSIYKAPPLMVMTSLRSEESKDDMKSGRGKRLDEEGNCMLVGVAKVDSIDDFLMNSFLALPIECLADFNDVISISASS is encoded by the exons atgaga ATTGATATAGTCCCAGAATCATTCCAAGGAACCATTAACCGAGAATCTGGTAAG GTTGATTTTGAATTCAAGGCCAAGTTCTTGTTTTCTGTTGGGAGTATCTACAAGGCTCCACCTCTAATGGTGATGACATCCTTGAGATCTGAAGAATCAAAGGATGACATGAAAAGTGGAAGAGGGAAGAGATTGGATGAAGAGGGAAATTGCATGCTGGTTGGTGTGGCAAAAGTTGATTCAATTGATGATTTTCTCATGAATTCCTTCCTTGCCCTTCCAATTGAGTGCCTTGCTGATTTCAATGATGTGATCTCAATTTCTGCCTCATCTTAA